Proteins co-encoded in one uncultured Bacteroides sp. genomic window:
- a CDS encoding DUF6383 domain-containing protein: MKKKLLSLLLLLCVTFMANAQEEPTITLTASTGSATPLTLSFAASEASVKLMVDWGDGTKVETPEIAIPDGYGASTAVTGTPVGQGVIKIYGSKIVLFDCSFTSGAPKVSALDITKAVDLQTLDVTSNSLVSLNTENNTNLTKLVCMNNLLTALDLTKNTALTSLDCTNNKLTVLNLSQNTLLKTLKCGTNQLSTLDLTNNTVLTDLYALTNLLTSINLSKNVNLGYVSLNTNLLESLDVTNCNKITRLFCLSNKLTELKTGTIATGLNCSKNKLTFSTLPTISTLGTGYTYYPQDSLSIAKSIKVGDELDLSAQNNINGILTAPQATTYTWQTKTGTALVAGTDYTENNGKFTFLKATSEEIYAKMASTAFPKFTGTNSFMTTTIKVLSSPVGMTYSSADLVQVFNQSGDLYISNLKGGENIKVYNAQGAKIAETINNNATANFTVKSGIYIVTVNGKAYKVAIQ, encoded by the coding sequence ATGAAGAAAAAATTACTTTCATTATTATTGTTGCTTTGTGTTACTTTTATGGCGAATGCCCAGGAAGAACCAACTATCACTTTAACCGCTTCAACGGGATCGGCTACTCCATTAACTCTTTCTTTTGCTGCAAGCGAAGCCAGTGTTAAACTTATGGTAGACTGGGGGGATGGAACTAAAGTAGAGACTCCTGAAATAGCTATTCCTGACGGTTATGGGGCATCGACTGCCGTTACTGGAACACCTGTTGGTCAGGGAGTTATTAAAATCTATGGCTCAAAAATTGTATTATTCGATTGCAGCTTTACTAGTGGAGCACCCAAAGTATCAGCATTGGATATTACTAAAGCTGTAGATTTACAGACATTAGATGTTACATCAAATTCTTTGGTCTCATTAAATACTGAAAATAATACAAATTTGACCAAGTTGGTTTGTATGAACAATCTTTTAACAGCTCTGGACCTAACAAAGAACACAGCTTTAACATCATTAGATTGTACAAACAACAAACTTACAGTGTTGAATCTTTCTCAGAACACACTTCTGAAAACTCTTAAATGTGGTACAAATCAGTTGAGTACATTAGACTTAACTAATAATACTGTATTAACAGATCTATATGCACTAACAAACCTGCTTACTTCAATTAATCTGTCTAAGAATGTAAATCTTGGTTATGTTTCACTGAATACAAACCTGTTAGAATCCTTGGACGTTACAAATTGCAACAAGATAACAAGATTGTTCTGCCTGTCCAACAAACTAACAGAACTAAAGACCGGTACCATAGCAACGGGATTAAACTGTAGCAAGAACAAACTAACATTTTCTACTCTTCCTACAATCTCAACTTTAGGCACTGGTTACACTTATTATCCACAAGATAGCTTGTCAATAGCTAAAAGTATTAAAGTTGGTGATGAGCTTGATCTTTCCGCTCAAAACAACATAAATGGAATTCTGACTGCTCCCCAAGCTACCACTTACACCTGGCAAACAAAAACAGGTACAGCCTTGGTTGCCGGAACAGATTATACAGAAAACAATGGTAAGTTTACTTTCTTAAAAGCTACCAGTGAAGAAATTTATGCTAAAATGGCATCGACTGCATTTCCTAAATTCACAGGCACAAATTCTTTTATGACTACTACTATAAAAGTTCTAAGCAGTCCTGTGGGCATGACATATTCATCAGCTGATTTAGTGCAAGTGTTTAATCAATCAGGTGACCTGTATATTTCTAATCTAAAAGGTGGAGAAAACATTAAGGTTTACAATGCCCAAGGTGCAAAAATAGCAGAGACTATTAATAATAATGCAACAGCTAATTTCACAGTCAAATCTGGCATTTACATTGTAACAGTCAATGGAAAAGCTTATAAGGTTGCTATTCAGTAA
- a CDS encoding AAA domain-containing protein: MNQEANEYYDSLLRIYLSEETSLTMKYRQMRDLLERFCRQFLQDGRLQITDLSARISYMASVAGLSRSIQNQLHTFRLTSNAVMNRREEPTCEHLLRDLRTLTLTVKTLLKEDIPQALYDLLPRQADLPLSAIPVPRGERIRKMRVCFQYSDESFLYVIPADRTVNEPLKVCYGVSALNQEFNETILHLWPHAQLNLLDVTVNEEGVLTPSMIVLEPDYLIDISTLAECFKDYGHHPANYLLTRLQPMSNTRPLLLGNIANLFLDEWIHADGEADYLECMRKAFRTYPIELASCEELLDPKMEFEFFNDCKSHFEHLKEIVTDTFHAPGYQLNKEDAVLEPSYICEALGLQGRLDYMQRDMSSFIEMKSGKADEYAIKGKVEPKENHKVQMLLYQAVLQYSMGVDHRKVHPYLLYTRYPLLYPARPSWALVRRAINLRNLIVAGEHAVQLHNRPEYTASVLSEITPAVLNEKKLRGMFWERYLAPSITVFGKNFSALSSLEQSYYLTLYNFIVKEQYTSKSGEMEYDGRAGSSSLWLATLDEKREAGEILYDLTIRENRAADARKATVVFAIPEYKEEFLPNFRVGDVVLFYERNKADDSATNKMVFKGSIAAIDSREITVRIRATQQNPSVLPQQSTYAVEHDNMDTAYKSMFQALTLFAGANQERRDLLLAQRQPRFDTSFDEQIACATDDFDRVSLKAQAARDFFLLVGPPGTGKTSRALKQMVTAFHQNPDTQILLLAYTNRAVDEICKSISSISPEIDYIRVGSELSCEERFRSHLIENVLASCNRRSEVSERISGCRVMVGTVASLSTKTDLFRLKRFDVAIVDEATQILEPQLLGILCARNRAGENAVGRFILIGDHKQLPAVVLQSGEQSRVCSEELLSVGITNLRDSLFERLYRFYANKRDCTGLPQGQTGTETRAVDMLCRQGRMNPAVALFPNIAFYGGKLEPVGLPHQTDSTSPYGPRVQFIPSEPCKGGASDKCNIFEARLAADIAAQVYRRSPSSFDVTRTLGIITPYRSQIAMIRKELALREIPALNEILVDTVERFQGSERDVIIYSFSVNYPWQLQFLSNVTEEDGVLIDRKLNVALTRARKQMYLIGVPQLLKLNKIYKALIKLILTTLH; this comes from the coding sequence ATGAATCAGGAAGCAAATGAATATTATGACTCACTCCTGAGAATATACCTCAGTGAAGAGACTTCTCTTACAATGAAATACCGGCAGATGCGCGATCTGCTCGAACGTTTTTGCCGTCAGTTCCTGCAGGACGGACGATTGCAGATAACCGATCTATCGGCCCGCATCAGCTACATGGCCTCTGTTGCCGGACTCTCCCGTAGCATCCAGAATCAGCTGCATACCTTCCGGCTTACGTCCAATGCGGTGATGAATAGACGGGAGGAACCTACCTGTGAACATCTTCTACGCGATCTCCGTACACTGACATTAACGGTAAAAACCTTACTCAAGGAGGATATTCCTCAGGCACTTTATGATCTGTTGCCCAGGCAGGCCGATCTTCCGCTGTCTGCCATTCCCGTTCCGCGTGGCGAACGGATCCGGAAGATGAGAGTCTGCTTCCAGTACTCGGACGAATCTTTTCTGTACGTTATTCCGGCGGACCGCACGGTGAACGAGCCTTTGAAGGTCTGTTACGGTGTCTCTGCGTTGAATCAGGAGTTCAATGAAACCATTCTGCATCTCTGGCCGCATGCCCAGCTCAATCTGCTCGATGTTACGGTTAATGAAGAGGGCGTTCTCACTCCCTCCATGATTGTTCTTGAACCCGATTATCTCATCGATATCAGTACTCTTGCCGAGTGTTTCAAGGATTACGGGCACCATCCGGCAAACTATCTGCTGACACGGTTGCAGCCCATGTCCAACACTCGTCCGTTGTTGCTGGGTAACATTGCCAACCTCTTTCTCGACGAATGGATTCACGCCGATGGTGAGGCCGATTATCTGGAATGCATGCGCAAAGCTTTCCGTACTTATCCTATCGAGCTGGCCTCCTGTGAAGAGCTGCTTGATCCGAAGATGGAATTCGAATTCTTTAATGATTGCAAGAGCCACTTCGAACATCTCAAAGAAATAGTCACCGATACTTTTCATGCTCCGGGTTATCAACTGAATAAAGAAGATGCCGTGCTCGAACCCTCATATATATGCGAGGCACTCGGTCTGCAGGGGCGGCTCGACTATATGCAGCGGGATATGAGCAGCTTTATAGAAATGAAATCGGGTAAGGCGGACGAATATGCCATTAAAGGAAAGGTGGAACCCAAAGAGAACCATAAGGTACAGATGCTTCTTTACCAGGCTGTGCTTCAGTATAGTATGGGTGTAGATCACCGCAAGGTGCATCCCTATCTGCTCTATACCCGCTATCCGTTGCTTTATCCTGCCCGCCCGTCGTGGGCATTGGTTCGCCGGGCCATCAACCTGCGCAATCTTATTGTGGCAGGAGAGCATGCCGTGCAGTTGCACAACCGTCCCGAATATACGGCCAGTGTACTTAGTGAAATCACCCCTGCCGTGCTCAATGAAAAGAAATTGCGGGGCATGTTCTGGGAACGCTATCTCGCTCCCTCCATCACCGTCTTTGGTAAAAACTTTTCAGCACTTTCCTCGTTGGAGCAAAGCTATTACCTCACACTCTATAACTTCATTGTGAAGGAACAATATACTTCCAAATCCGGAGAAATGGAATATGATGGACGTGCAGGAAGTTCTTCTCTGTGGCTTGCCACGCTCGATGAGAAACGGGAAGCCGGAGAGATTCTTTACGATCTTACCATTAGAGAGAATCGTGCCGCCGATGCCCGGAAAGCTACGGTGGTATTTGCCATTCCCGAATATAAGGAAGAATTTCTGCCTAATTTTCGGGTGGGAGACGTAGTGCTGTTCTATGAGCGAAACAAAGCCGATGACAGTGCCACAAATAAAATGGTCTTTAAAGGAAGTATCGCCGCCATTGATTCCCGGGAGATTACCGTGCGCATCCGTGCCACCCAGCAGAATCCTTCTGTACTTCCGCAACAAAGCACTTATGCGGTGGAACACGATAATATGGATACCGCATATAAAAGTATGTTTCAGGCACTCACACTCTTTGCCGGAGCCAATCAGGAGCGTCGCGACTTGTTGCTGGCTCAGCGTCAGCCCCGGTTTGATACCTCTTTCGATGAACAGATTGCTTGTGCCACGGACGATTTTGACCGTGTATCCCTGAAAGCGCAGGCAGCCCGGGATTTCTTCCTGCTTGTGGGGCCTCCGGGAACCGGAAAAACCTCCCGGGCATTGAAGCAGATGGTCACCGCTTTTCATCAGAATCCGGATACACAAATCCTATTGCTGGCCTATACCAACCGGGCGGTGGACGAGATTTGCAAATCCATTTCCTCCATCTCTCCGGAGATCGATTATATACGAGTGGGCAGCGAGCTCTCCTGCGAAGAGCGGTTCCGTTCCCACCTTATTGAAAATGTACTGGCTTCCTGCAACCGCCGTTCCGAGGTGAGCGAACGCATCTCCGGTTGTCGGGTGATGGTGGGTACCGTAGCCTCTCTCTCCACAAAGACAGATCTCTTCCGTCTGAAGAGATTCGATGTGGCCATTGTCGATGAGGCTACCCAGATACTTGAGCCCCAACTGCTGGGCATACTTTGTGCCAGGAATAGGGCAGGGGAGAATGCTGTCGGCCGGTTTATACTTATCGGCGACCACAAACAACTTCCTGCTGTGGTGCTGCAAAGCGGAGAACAGTCCCGTGTCTGCAGTGAAGAGCTGCTATCGGTGGGCATTACCAACCTCAGGGACTCCCTCTTCGAACGTCTCTATCGCTTCTATGCAAATAAAAGAGATTGTACCGGCTTGCCTCAGGGACAAACTGGTACGGAAACCCGCGCGGTGGATATGCTCTGTAGACAGGGACGAATGAATCCCGCTGTGGCCCTTTTCCCTAATATAGCCTTCTATGGAGGAAAACTTGAACCCGTGGGGTTGCCCCATCAAACGGACAGCACTTCTCCTTATGGACCTCGTGTACAGTTTATTCCTTCCGAGCCCTGCAAAGGAGGAGCTTCCGATAAGTGTAATATCTTTGAAGCTCGTCTGGCGGCAGATATTGCTGCGCAGGTCTATCGCCGTTCTCCTTCCTCTTTTGATGTAACCCGCACACTGGGCATTATCACCCCTTACCGCAGTCAGATAGCCATGATCCGGAAAGAGCTAGCCCTTCGGGAGATTCCTGCACTCAATGAAATACTGGTCGACACTGTGGAACGGTTTCAAGGCAGTGAGCGGGATGTCATCATCTACTCCTTCAGTGTAAACTATCCATGGCAGCTTCAGTTTCTGAGCAATGTCACTGAAGAAGATGGTGTGCTGATTGATCGTAAACTGAATGTCGCTTTGACACGTGCCCGCAAGCAAATGTACCTCATTGGAGTCCCTCAATTATTAAAACTTAATAAAATCTATAAAGCTTTGATTAAATTAATACTTACTACGCTTCATTAA
- a CDS encoding bifunctional UDP-N-acetylmuramoyl-tripeptide:D-alanyl-D-alanine ligase/alanine racemase, with translation MSYSIETISQLLGAKRTGDKESRIDWLLTDSRSLCFPEETLFFALQSKRNDGHKYIPDLYARGVRNFVVSRIPADDSFTEANFLVVSNPLKSLQKLAEVHRSKYHIPVIGVTGSNGKTVVKEWLHQLLSPDQVVTRSPRSYNSQIGVPLSVWHLNEHSQLAIIEAGISEMGEMRALQSIIRPTIGILTNIGGAHQENFFSLQEKCMEKISLFKGCDVVIYNGDNDLIVDCMTKSMLTAREIAWSRSDKEKPLYISSIVKNTDSTLINYRYLGFDNSYTIPFIDDASIENSLNCLAACLYLMVPNEEISKRMAKLEPVAMRLEVKEGKNSCVLINDTYNSDIASLDIALDFLYRRSEAKGMKRTLILSDLLETGQSTTLLYRKVAQLVHSRGIHKIIGVGPEITSCAKKFEIEKYFFPNTDSFLQSEVFASLNREVILIKGSRDFAFERISDELELKVHETILEINLNALVSNLNYFRAKLKPETKMVCMVKAFAYGAGSYEVAKTLQDHQVDYLAVAVADEGSDLRKAGITGSIIIMNPEMSAFKTMFDYRLEPEVYSFQLLEALIKAAEKQGITNFPIHVKLDTGMHRLGFAPREVPELIKRLKSQNAVLPRSVFSHLVGSDSEKFDAFTRQQIDTFEKASLELTSAFQHKILRHICNSAGIERFPGAQLDMVRLGIGLYGVSAVDNSIINNVSTLKTTILQIRDVSKEDTVGYSRKGHLDRDSRIAAIPIGYADGLNRHLGNGNAYCMVNGKKAPYVGNICMDVCMIDVTDIECKEGDKAVIFGEGLPITVLSDILGTIPYEILTSVSSRVKRVYFQD, from the coding sequence ATGTCGTATTCTATAGAAACTATCTCACAACTTCTGGGCGCGAAGCGCACTGGTGATAAAGAATCACGAATCGACTGGCTGCTAACTGATAGCCGGTCACTATGTTTTCCTGAAGAAACACTTTTTTTTGCTTTACAGAGCAAACGCAACGACGGACATAAATACATCCCTGATTTATATGCCCGTGGCGTCAGAAACTTTGTAGTCAGTAGAATTCCTGCTGATGACTCTTTCACTGAGGCTAATTTCCTTGTGGTATCCAATCCCCTGAAATCATTGCAAAAGCTTGCGGAAGTGCATCGCTCAAAATATCATATTCCGGTAATCGGAGTTACGGGAAGTAACGGCAAAACCGTGGTTAAGGAATGGCTGCATCAGCTACTCAGTCCGGATCAGGTAGTTACCCGTTCCCCTCGCAGCTACAATTCACAGATTGGAGTGCCGCTCTCTGTCTGGCATTTAAACGAACATTCCCAACTGGCAATCATTGAAGCCGGCATCTCGGAAATGGGAGAGATGAGAGCACTGCAGTCTATTATCCGTCCTACCATTGGTATACTCACCAATATTGGCGGGGCACATCAGGAGAATTTCTTCTCCCTGCAGGAAAAATGTATGGAAAAGATTTCCCTGTTCAAGGGATGCGATGTGGTAATTTATAATGGTGACAATGATCTCATTGTAGATTGCATGACTAAATCCATGCTTACTGCCAGAGAAATAGCCTGGTCAAGAAGCGACAAGGAAAAACCACTGTATATCAGCTCTATAGTCAAGAATACCGACAGTACCCTTATTAATTACCGTTATCTGGGATTTGACAATAGCTATACCATTCCTTTCATTGACGATGCTTCCATCGAGAACTCCCTCAACTGTCTGGCAGCCTGTCTTTACCTGATGGTACCCAACGAAGAGATCTCTAAGAGAATGGCTAAACTGGAACCGGTGGCCATGCGTCTCGAGGTAAAAGAGGGTAAAAATAGCTGTGTGCTTATTAATGATACTTATAATTCAGATATCGCGTCACTCGATATCGCGCTCGATTTCCTTTACCGTCGTTCGGAAGCCAAAGGAATGAAACGTACACTGATCCTTTCCGATTTGCTGGAAACGGGACAAAGCACCACATTGCTCTATCGGAAGGTGGCTCAGCTGGTACACAGCCGGGGCATCCATAAAATAATAGGAGTAGGCCCCGAGATTACCTCCTGTGCCAAGAAGTTCGAGATCGAAAAATATTTCTTTCCCAACACCGATTCGTTCCTTCAGTCTGAAGTGTTTGCTTCCCTGAATCGTGAAGTGATCCTGATCAAAGGTTCAAGGGATTTTGCTTTCGAGCGTATTTCGGACGAGCTGGAACTCAAGGTACACGAAACCATTCTGGAGATCAACCTCAATGCTCTTGTCAGCAATCTTAATTACTTCCGTGCCAAACTGAAGCCTGAAACGAAAATGGTCTGTATGGTGAAAGCATTTGCTTACGGTGCCGGCTCTTACGAGGTTGCAAAAACCCTGCAGGATCATCAGGTAGATTATCTGGCTGTAGCCGTAGCCGATGAAGGTTCCGATCTTCGCAAAGCAGGTATCACCGGTTCTATCATTATCATGAACCCTGAAATGTCTGCCTTCAAAACCATGTTCGACTACCGCCTTGAACCGGAAGTTTACAGCTTCCAGTTGCTCGAAGCCTTGATTAAAGCAGCCGAGAAACAGGGTATCACCAACTTTCCTATTCATGTGAAACTGGATACAGGTATGCACCGTTTGGGATTTGCTCCCAGGGAAGTGCCAGAACTGATTAAGCGACTGAAGTCGCAGAACGCTGTTCTTCCCCGCTCAGTCTTTTCTCACCTGGTAGGTAGCGACAGTGAAAAGTTTGATGCCTTCACCCGTCAGCAGATTGATACTTTTGAAAAGGCCTCTTTGGAACTGACTTCTGCTTTCCAGCATAAAATTCTGCGTCATATCTGCAACTCTGCCGGTATCGAAAGGTTCCCCGGAGCACAACTCGATATGGTGCGTCTGGGTATCGGACTCTATGGCGTTAGTGCCGTGGACAACTCCATTATTAATAATGTAAGTACACTCAAGACAACCATTCTTCAGATACGCGATGTGTCTAAGGAAGATACTGTGGGCTACAGCCGCAAGGGACATCTCGATCGTGATTCCCGCATTGCTGCTATCCCAATTGGATATGCCGACGGATTGAACCGCCACCTGGGCAACGGTAATGCCTATTGCATGGTCAACGGAAAGAAGGCTCCTTATGTGGGTAATATCTGTATGGATGTCTGCATGATTGATGTTACGGATATAGAGTGCAAGGAAGGCGATAAAGCCGTTATTTTCGGCGAAGGACTCCCTATAACTGTTCTCTCTGACATTCTGGGTACCATCCCTTATGAAATCCTTACCAGTGTCTCTTCCCGTGTAAAGAGAGTCTATTTCCAGGATTAA
- the tatC gene encoding twin-arginine translocase subunit TatC, which yields MAEMTFWDHLDELRRVLFRVCGLWVVLLTGFFIIMPYLFDSVILAPCHNNFAFYALLHRIGDLLHLSGDFFTQKFEVKLININLAAPFFIHISSSFWMAVIASVPYLLFEVWRFIKPALYQNEKNNVRTALSIGTIMFFLGVLLGYFMVFPLTLRFLATYQLSETINNQISLNSYIDNFMMLILMMGLVFELPLVTWLLAKVGLVTKSFLRKYRKHAIVVIFVLAAIITPTGDPFTLSVVAIPLCLLYEMSILIIKNKKEEISE from the coding sequence ATGGCTGAAATGACGTTCTGGGATCACTTGGACGAGTTACGGCGTGTGCTGTTCAGGGTATGTGGGTTATGGGTTGTTTTGCTGACAGGCTTTTTTATTATAATGCCCTATTTGTTCGACTCCGTCATCCTTGCACCCTGCCACAATAATTTTGCATTCTATGCATTACTTCACAGGATAGGGGACTTGCTCCACCTCTCCGGTGACTTTTTTACTCAGAAATTTGAGGTGAAGCTGATTAATATCAATCTGGCGGCGCCTTTCTTTATTCATATCTCCTCCTCCTTCTGGATGGCGGTAATTGCTTCCGTACCCTATTTGCTGTTCGAGGTATGGCGCTTTATCAAACCTGCACTCTACCAGAACGAGAAGAATAATGTGCGTACAGCTCTGAGTATTGGAACAATCATGTTCTTTCTGGGGGTATTGCTGGGCTATTTTATGGTCTTTCCCCTTACCCTGCGCTTTTTGGCGACCTATCAGTTGAGTGAGACTATTAACAATCAAATCTCTCTAAACTCTTATATTGATAACTTCATGATGCTGATCCTGATGATGGGATTGGTTTTTGAACTTCCTCTGGTTACCTGGCTGCTTGCCAAGGTAGGACTTGTCACTAAGTCTTTTCTCCGGAAATACAGAAAGCATGCCATTGTGGTTATCTTTGTCCTGGCAGCTATCATTACCCCAACGGGCGATCCTTTCACCCTTTCAGTAGTGGCCATTCCCCTCTGCCTGCTCTATGAGATGAGCATCCTTATTATCAAGAACAAGAAAGAGGAAATTTCCGAATAA
- the tatA gene encoding twin-arginine translocase TatA/TatE family subunit, which translates to MSNILLFLNLGGPELLVIALIVLLLFGGKKIPELMKGLGKGVKSFKDGMKEAEDEIKATKDEIVKSTEEEKK; encoded by the coding sequence ATGTCAAACATCCTTTTGTTTTTAAATCTTGGAGGTCCTGAATTACTTGTTATTGCGTTAATTGTACTTCTGCTTTTTGGTGGAAAAAAAATACCCGAACTTATGAAGGGGCTTGGCAAAGGTGTCAAGAGCTTTAAAGACGGCATGAAAGAGGCTGAAGATGAGATTAAAGCCACTAAGGACGAGATCGTAAAGTCAACGGAAGAAGAAAAAAAATAA
- a CDS encoding GSCFA domain-containing protein, which yields MEFRTLVELPEKELYISYSDKILLLGSCFAENIGNLLAANKFNCDVNPFGVLYNPLSIAGGLRCLVNKKTFAEKDLFEYKGLYHSFMHHGSFSASSSAECLEKINSRMDTAVRQLSGLNYLLVTFGTAYIYEYRQTGTVVANCHKLPDRVFTRRLLSVAEIVETYLSLINEMLKTSPDLKLLFSVSPIRHVKDGMHGNQLSKAVLLLAIDELKNHFPQHVFYFPSYELLVDELRDYRFYAEDMLHPSSVAINYLWECFGNCYFSKETRQIMKEWGQISKALQHKPFHPGTEQHKSFLSQIVLKINQLKEKCPFLDVEKEIELCRIL from the coding sequence ATGGAATTCAGAACATTAGTGGAGCTTCCTGAAAAAGAGCTTTACATCAGCTATTCCGATAAAATTCTGCTACTGGGATCCTGCTTCGCTGAGAATATAGGAAATTTATTGGCGGCAAATAAGTTCAACTGTGATGTGAACCCGTTTGGAGTCCTCTATAATCCGCTCTCCATAGCCGGTGGATTGCGCTGTCTGGTCAATAAGAAAACATTTGCTGAAAAGGATTTGTTCGAATATAAAGGGCTTTACCACAGCTTTATGCACCATGGCTCTTTCTCTGCATCCTCTTCTGCGGAATGCCTGGAGAAAATCAATAGCCGTATGGATACGGCTGTCCGTCAGTTATCCGGGCTCAATTACCTGCTTGTCACCTTCGGCACGGCTTATATTTACGAATACAGACAAACCGGCACCGTTGTGGCTAACTGCCACAAACTTCCGGATCGTGTGTTTACACGTCGGTTGTTAAGTGTTGCAGAGATTGTGGAAACCTATCTCTCGTTAATAAACGAAATGTTGAAAACTAGTCCGGATCTGAAACTTCTCTTTTCTGTCAGTCCCATCCGTCACGTAAAAGACGGCATGCATGGCAATCAGCTAAGCAAGGCTGTTCTGCTGCTTGCCATTGATGAACTGAAGAATCACTTTCCTCAGCATGTGTTCTATTTCCCTTCCTACGAACTACTGGTCGACGAGCTACGCGATTACCGTTTTTATGCCGAAGATATGCTTCACCCTTCTTCTGTGGCAATAAATTATCTTTGGGAGTGTTTTGGTAACTGTTATTTCTCGAAAGAAACCAGACAAATCATGAAAGAATGGGGCCAGATAAGTAAAGCCCTGCAGCATAAACCTTTCCATCCGGGAACGGAACAACATAAGTCTTTTTTAAGCCAAATTGTGTTAAAAATAAATCAACTTAAAGAAAAATGTCCTTTCTTAGATGTCGAAAAAGAAATTGAATTATGTCGTATTCTATAG